A segment of the Corylus avellana chromosome ca2, CavTom2PMs-1.0 genome:
TGAATATTAGATTGCAAAATGCCTTGCCAGCACACCAATCCTCTCTTCCTCGAAGCAGCATGAATTGGAAGATATACTAGTAAATCCCATTCagaaatattgttttatttccaTCTAACTACCTTGTAAGTTCGGGCAGCGATAGGAAAGTTGAAAATAAAGAACTCCTATATAGAAGTTTGACCCGTTCTCGTATGAATCACTTGAAAATTTAAGTTGATTGTTTTAGCATTCACATTGGTTAATctaaatttttatgtaaaatggctaaTTAAAACCCATTTTATATAGTTTGACTAATAGGTTTTTTGAAAGGCACCATACGGTCTATACATCTGTTTATCTAttctttttctatattattttaaatattatttgtttttgctCCTTTTAATTTCACTGTTGAATTAATATTTGCTTTTTTACGGcaatttgttaatgattttgttttaaaaaacttatGTATCTATAActactcttttattttagtcTTCACTTCATAATTTCTCTATATCACAACTTCATCATCGTAGTCAACATTATGAACATTGACAAGCAAATCTTTCAATCATTAACCAAATTAAACTCTGAGTATTATTGCACAGGTGAATCTTTGGCTCTTTCAATTCACttctttatgtttgttttgtttgctgCTTTTCTCTCCCTGAAATTGTTTACAAAATAACCGAATTGATGCCCTCATTTTTCTCGGTGGACACAaagttttctccaaattggattgaaagaatttttttttttaactcgaTCTATATATTTGTTATGTCCTTTTAACATGTGTTCTCACAAGATTTTATATTAGCCATTACAAAACACAtggttttttaaataatatgtgaAAAACAcgtgattttttaataaaactatttaaaaataaaatgaattggaagaaaaatatatgtcCAAGATGAATATCATTCCTACAcagaatattattatttctacaAATATCACTAAGAGCAATGTAGCAAAAAGACCCTACATCCGGCTAGTCAAGGTGACTAAGAATTTGCTAAGCTGCTACATTGCTAAGCTCAACAATCTAtacttaataataaaaataaaaaataaaaaagtcattaATATTAGGCTATTAGCTAAAATTTAGTCATACATGATGAATGGCCGGAATATGAATGCTGTAGCAATGGTGCCCCTGGAAGGCTGGAAACAGCCAACATATGGGGTCAGTTTAAACCGTAAGGGTCATGAAGTATCCCCGTGGTTCACGGTGCAATGAATCAATGATGGTGTTTTTTAATCGGGGAATCGATCTTACATGTCGACAACGAGGTCgaccccaaaaaagaaaaggcaaaaaggaTGGTGAGCGGAAATagcactatttttttattttatagggaATCCATCGTTGAAATGgccaagaaataaaaaacactaGGATGTTGGCTAGAAAGAAAGCAACGACTTCTTATGGTAAGAGAAAAACAGAGGATCGAGCTGCTTTCCTATTCACCATCTTTTGAACTCTGCattccttcttctctttcccTACCCACCAACCCCAGCTTTCCCCCAGTCAACCGAAAATTGCTTCACTGTAGACTGTCAATGTCTTTCCAATAACCAAATTGAGCAACCCTTTCTTCACATCCCTGAGGCCTGAGGAtctctttccttctctcttatttctttttctccttaattATCACTACCATATGCAACCAAGAAACAGTAAACACCAAatacagtgagagagagagacaaacaGTTTGTTAGCAGCTTTCCAACATTTCTAACAGATTTAAGGGAGGGAATATTATAAGGAAATATGGCCGACCATGCTGTTAATTTCCTCGTACAGTACTTGTCCCAGGAACTCGGAAAGGAAGCAAATTTCTTTGGTGGAGTACAGGGTCAAGTCAAGTCACTCCATAGGGAGCTTAGGTTTATAAATATCTTCCTGGAGAGCTCCGTGGGGAAACGAAATGAGCATCCAATGGTGAAGGAGGTAGTTGGACAGATCAGGGAGGTGGCTTACGAGGCTGAGGATGTTATCGACACGTTCATCCTCAAGATTGCAGAACACAGGAGGAGGAGCTGGATGGGGAGGATATTTCATAGCCCCATGCACGCAATGATGCTTCGGGAAGTTCGAAATAAGATTGCAGACATCGAGAATGAAATCAATAAAATCTACAACAACAGAGAAAAGTATGGCATTGAAAGAGCTACAGAGAGTGTAGATGCAGCGGCGCCAGCGGCGACGGAGGCACTACACAAGCGTAGGAGAGAAGTGGAGGAAGATGACGTGGTGGGCTTTGTTGATGACACATCGACACtagtgttggaagtcccacattgcctgggtattaaggagattgttTAATTGGgttaagctctgataccatgttagaaatgggtcttgggcctaactcaacccaaaagctagctcaagagttgaggtttcccctcaccttataaatggacaatctccttaatacccaggcaatgtgggacttccaataACTAGTAAAGAAACTTACTGAAGGCGATCGCAAGTGTGATGTCATTTCGATCATTGGAATGGGAGGTCTGGGGAAGACAACTCTTGCCCGGAAAATCTACAATAATGTTGGCGTCAAGAGGCACTTTGAGTGTCGTGCATGGGTGTATGTATCTCAAGATTTCAGAATTAGAGAGCTattgcttaaaattttgaaagagatgCAAATACGGGAGCAGTGGAAAATTCTAGAAGACATGGGTGTAGACGAATTAAAAGGGAAGTTGTTCAAATGCTTGCTAAGAAAGAGGTACCTAATAGTCATGGACGACATTTGGAATACTGAAGTTTGGGATGAAGTAAGATCAGCTTTTCCTGATGACTTGAATGGAAGCAGAATATTGATCACCAGCCGCATAAATGAAGTAGCTTCACATGCAAGCTCTGCTCCTCCCTACTTTCTCCCATTTCTTGACAAAGACGAAAGTTGGGAGCTCTTTAGTAAGAAAGTGTTTCGGGGAAGAACATGTCCTCCCGAGTTAGAAACTCTAGGGAGAAAAATCGCAGAAGATTGTTGTGGCTTACCACTTTCCATTGTGGTTTTAGGAGGCCTTTTAGCAAATAGAGATAAGACATCCCGAGAATGGTCCAAATTAATTGGCCATGTAAATTGGTACCTTACTGAGGCTAATCCAATCTGCAAAGACATTTTGGCCTTAAGCTACACCAACCTACCTCGACGCTTGCAACCatgctttttgtattttggtgtgTACCCGGAAGACTTTGAGATCCCTGCAAGGCAATTGATCCACCTATGGACAGCCGAGGGATTCATACAGCACACTAGCAATAGAAGCAAAGAGGATGTTGCCGAGGACTACTTGGGGGAGCTCATTgatcgaagcttgatccaagTGAGTAGGAGGGCGACAGATGGAGGCATAAAGAAATGTCGTATTCATGATCTTCTGCGAGACTTCTGCATATCCGAGAGTAAGGAAGACAAATTTCTTGAGCTACTTAGAGCCGGTAACCTTTCATTCCCCATCAAACCTCGTAGACTATCCTTCCATGGTGATGGTAGTTTTCCTGTATACAATGTCCTAAACTTCTTTGATCCTCCGTGTGCTCGTTCTTTGTTGTTCTTTGGCGATGCCGGAGATAGAGACTTGAACTTGTTTGTTAAAAACTTCGAGTTGATTCGGGTGCTTAATTTGGAGTGTATAGTACTCCACTCCATTCCCAAAAGCATTGAAACAATGATCCACTTGAGGTACTTGAGGATTGAATTATCTGCGTCAGCAAGTTTTTTTCTTGATTCCCTTGGTAACCTTAGGAATCTAGAAACACTTGTCATGGAGCTTGGACATCTTGCATTTGATTGTCCAGTAAGCAGCGTAAACGGGATATTTATGCTGCAGAGTTTAAGGAATCTGTATCTGGAAGAGTTCCGGCTGTTGCCTTACCATTTGGATGAAGTTCTATGGAACCTCCAAGTCCTTTCTGACAAAAAACAGAGGAAGAAttctgtatatatttttttccatatatCTTTACATTGAATAATCATGTATAAATAGCATTACAATTGAACCTATTCTCGGCTAAGCTAATTTCAAGGCAAGAATAAAGGATCTCATTCTTATATGGGAGATTGCCAATCAATCCTTATACGTAGTGATTGGCAATCCAGGATCTTTCTTCCCATAATAATTCCGGATGACAACTCAcgctaacactccccctcaagttggtgCATACAAGTCTCTGATGCCCAACTTGTCCAGTGAGTTGTGAAACACCTTGCTGCACACAGCCTTTGTAAGTACATCTGCCAATTGATCCTCGGACTTGATAAACGGAAAACGGATTATCTTGGTCTCAAGATTATGTTTAATGAAATGTCGATCTACCTCCACGTGTTTGGTTCGATCATGTTGGACAGGGTTGTGTGAAATAGCAATTGCCGCCTTATTGTCACAAAATAGATTCATCTCATTGTTTGGGGCAAACCCAATTTCTGTTAATAGTCTTTTAAGCCAGAGAAGCTCACAAAGACCCTTAGCCATCCCTCTAAATTCAGCTTCAGCACTTGACAAGGCCACCAAGTTTTGCTTCTTGCTTCTCCATGTAACCAGGTTCCCACCGACGAACGTGAAGTACCCTGAGGTGGATTTTCTGTCTAATATGTTTCCTGCCCAATCAGCGTCTGTGTATCCCTCAACTCTAAGATGATCATTCCTGGAGAACATGAGCCCTTTTCCTGGAGATGACTTTAAGTATCGAAGAATTCTGATCACTGCATCCATGTGATCCTCACTAGGGCAATGCATGAATTGGCTTACCATGCTCACGGCATAGGCAATATCTGGGCGAGTATGAGAGAGATATATAAGTTTCCCTACTAATCTTTGGTATCTCTCTTTGTTTGTGGGCACTTGGTCTGGATATTCTCCAAGTTTATGGTTCTGGACAATTGGTGTGTCTGCGGGCTTACATTCTAGTAGTCCCACCTCCGATAGTAGGTCTAAGATATATTTCCGTTGGGAAAGAAATATACCTTGTTTTGATCTAGCAACCTCAAttcccaaaaaatatttaagtcCTCCTAGGTCCTTCATTTCGAATTCTGTCGCCAAGAGCTTTTGGAGTCTTGATATTTCTTCTATGTCATCGCctgtaataatcatatcatctacatagATTATTAAAGCTGTGACCTTGCCCAGTTGACGTTTTAAAAATAGTGTATGGTCTGAGTTACTCTGGTTGTAACCATACTTCTTCATTGCCAAGCTAAATCGCCCAAACCATGCTCTTGGtgattgttttaaaccatacagTGCCCTTTGTAATTTACATACCACTTTAGACTTAGAGTTTGCTGCGTAGCCCGGTGGAACATCCATGTAAACTTCTTCCTCAAGATCACCATGGAGGAAGGCGTTTTTCACGTCAAACTGGTGCAATGGCCAATCATGGTTTGCTGCAATAGACAACAGTACTCTAACCGTGTTTAATTTTGCCACTGGTGAGAAGGTCTCTTGATAATCTACACCGTATGTCTGCGTGTAGCCTTTAGCTACTAGCCGAGCTTTGTATCGGTCTATTGAGCCATCTGCTTTGTGTTTGATGGAGAACACCCATTTACAACCCactgtcttttttttctttcggtaGAGGGACTAGAGTCCATGTTTCATTTTTCAGCAATGCCTCCATTTCTTCCTTCACAGCCTGAGTCCATTTAGGGTCTGCTAGTGCTTCATGGATTTCTGTAGGGACCCGGTATGAGGAAAGGTCATGTACAAATGTCTTGAGTGGTTTGGATAGCCTCTTTGTGGACACATAGTTGGCAATTGGATACTTTGAGCTTCGTTCTCCAACATCTGGGGAATATCGACTAGGTGGTTTGCCACGATTATGCCTGAAAGGTAAAGTATAGCCAACAGAGGTATCCATATTACTAGAGTTTTGAGGTATAGTTGGGGAGTTTACCTCGGGGATATTCTCAGGAGATGGGCCTTCGGGTACTGAGGCGTGGGGGGTGTCTCTTTCAGCTTCAGGTAGTGTAGAAACTTCTCTGGGGTCTGGCTCAATCTCTGCAGACATATCCAGTCCTGTATGTGGTTCTCTTTCGTGAACCTCCTCTTCGTTGTTAACTTCTTCATGATCGTGGATTTCAGCCTCGTTAACTCTTGCCCAGTCCAATCTCAACCAATTCGGCTCTTCACTATGGATCTCCCCCTGACGAGCAGAGTTGGGTACTGGAGAGGGGAAGAATGGTTCCGTTTCCAAAAAAGTGACATCCATAGTCACGTAGGAGCGGTCATTGGCTGGATCATAGCAACGGTATCCTTTCTGATGTAAGGCATACCCTAAGAAACAACAGCGGATGGCACAAGGATCCAGTTTCGTGCGCTGGGTCTTATGGAGATGGACAAATGCAACACATCCAAAGACTCGGGGTGGAATCATTAACATTGTAGGTAAGGTGACATACGTAGATAGCGTATGTAAGGGAGTCTTAAAATCCAAAACTTTGGAGGGCATCCGATTGAGAAGATGCACAGCTGTGGCAACGGCATCACCCCAATGTCTACTGGGCATATGGGCTCCAAGTAATAAAGCCCGAGCAGTTTCAAGAATATGCCGGTTTTTTCTCTCAGCCACCCCGTTCTGCTGAGGAGTCTGAGGGCAAGAAGTTTCATGAATAAGACCGTGACTTTGGAAATATTCATGAAACTGGTGGTTCACATATTCACCGCCGTTATCTGATCTAAGAATCTGAATCTTAGCAGAAAATTGAGTTTGAACCATAGTGTGGAATGACTGAAAAACACGGAGTAcctcatttttgtgttttaacaaGTAAAGCCAGGTCATGCGAGTacaatcatcaataaatatcacAAACCAACGATTTCCAGATGTTGTAGAAACGGGAGACAGACCCCATACATCGGAGTGAATCAAAGCAAAAGGAACATTACTTTTATTCATGCTCAAAGGATAAGTAGCTCTATGACTCTTAGCCAGAATACATGTTTCACATTTGAAATCAAATAGTGACATGTTGGAGAATAAATCAGGAAATAAATGTTTCATATAACCAAATGATGGATGTCCTAACCGGAGATGCCATAGCCAAATCTGTCGTTTTTTGTCGTCAACTGGATGATGCATGTGATTTGCACGTCCCACACTGAGATCATCCACATAGTAGAGCCCCCCCCGCTTAGTACCACGCCCAATGATCTCCTTGGTAAGAATATCCTGAAGCAAACAGAAAGTAGAATACATGAGTACGACACAATTCATGGCTGTGGTAATCTGACTCACAGATAGTAACTTATGTGACAGAGAGGGAACAAGTAAACAATGGGTTAGTGATAGAGTAGGTGATAGGTTGACCGTGCCGGCCCCTGTGACTGGAGAAAGAACCCCATTTGCATTTGCAATACACGTTCGCCGTGGTTGAGATGTTTGTGCAAAGTCTGTGGCATCAAATGTCATGTGGTCGGATGCTCCAGAGTCAACCACCCACGAGCCGTTATCATCATCTCGAGAGGAGCTACAAAGAGCAGAACTACATTTACCTGGATCCGTGGCCAGTGCATCTCCTTTAGACGTCTCGACGAGAGAGAGACATGGTTCTGTTGTAGCCACTGCAGCCTGACCAGTTCCTCCATCCGAGCCAGCATCACGGCGTTTTCGAGCCTGAAGTTCATTCCACCAGTCAGGATATCCGTGTAGTTTGAAGCAAGTGTCTCTGGTATGTTTCGAATTTCCACAATGTGAACACTTGGTTCCATCAGAGGGAATTCGTGGTCGAGAAGGGTTGCTGCCTTTCCCattgccgagagagagagacttggtCGAGGATGGGATATTCTGTCCAGACCTGAAGCTCTTCGAAGCCAAGACTGCTCCCGGATTATCACTAGAATCACCTGTGATCATAACTGCCTGCCGGACAGCTTCCCGACGAACATGAGCGTACGCTTGTTCAATAGTAGGGAAAGGTTTCATCTGTAGTATGTCCCCTCGAATTTTATCAAGCCGATCATCCAAGCCATCCAAGAAGACATACACCCGGTCTTCCTGAAGCATGTCGTTGTAGTGCTTAATATCAGCCACACATTCCATCGGGTTTGGTCGGCGAAAATCAATCTCGCGCCATAGGCCCTGGAGgtcagtaaaatatttttcaagag
Coding sequences within it:
- the LOC132169000 gene encoding probable disease resistance protein RF9, coding for MADHAVNFLVQYLSQELGKEANFFGGVQGQVKSLHRELRFINIFLESSVGKRNEHPMVKEVVGQIREVAYEAEDVIDTFILKIAEHRRRSWMGRIFHSPMHAMMLREVRNKIADIENEINKIYNNREKYGIERATESVDAAAPAATEALHKRRREVEEDDVVGFVDDTSTLVLEVPHCLGDRKCDVISIIGMGGLGKTTLARKIYNNVGVKRHFECRAWVYVSQDFRIRELLLKILKEMQIREQWKILEDMGVDELKGKLFKCLLRKRYLIVMDDIWNTEVWDEVRSAFPDDLNGSRILITSRINEVASHASSAPPYFLPFLDKDESWELFSKKVFRGRTCPPELETLGRKIAEDCCGLPLSIVVLGGLLANRDKTSREWSKLIGHVNWYLTEANPICKDILALSYTNLPRRLQPCFLYFGVYPEDFEIPARQLIHLWTAEGFIQHTSNRSKEDVAEDYLGELIDRSLIQVSRRATDGGIKKCRIHDLLRDFCISESKEDKFLELLRAGNLSFPIKPRRLSFHGDGSFPVYNVLNFFDPPCARSLLFFGDAGDRDLNLFVKNFELIRVLNLECIVLHSIPKSIETMIHLRYLRIELSASASFFLDSLGNLRNLETLVMELGHLAFDCPVSSVNGIFMLQSLRNLYLEEFRLLPYHLDEVLWNLQVLSDKKQRKNSLAIGYFELRSPTSGEYRLGGLPRLCLKGDGPSGTEAWGVSLSASGSVETSLGSGSISADISSPVVAMESHTSFAVGNLMKFPISDGSMELINHPLTMALSVRHFRKDGSVCGAVVSVIWVGAEALVKTSFILVVNSVRMDVGLSAEQAFTVALDKFPCVRELTIRFINKYGNVNFEESERAVELLERLHQLGCLQKLKMREFPILPSDLISFPLTITQLTLRNVGLAEGGGMTVLGKLPNLRILKIKSCAISNLHVFGDSFPRLEVLKLRRLDYFEEWKQEEGAMPCLRYLVISKCRKLTILPPELWSLTTLQKVEVSSPNPKLEKMLQKLQRTVSCKLVIGSSSI
- the LOC132172662 gene encoding uncharacterized protein LOC132172662: MEPSLIGNFIRFPTAKLVWDSIATTYFDGSDTSQVYDLRRRVTRLKQAGGSLEKYFTDLQGLWREIDFRRPNPMECVADIKHYNDMLQEDRVYVFLDGLDDRLDKIRGDILQMKPFPTIEQAYAHVRREAVRQAVMITGDSSDNPGAVLASKSFRSGQNIPSSTKSLSLGNGKGSNPSRPRIPSDGTKCSHCGNSKHTRDTCFKLHGYPDWWNELQARKRRDAGSDGGTGQAAVATTEPCLSLVETSKGDALATDPGYSYQGDHWAWY